From the genome of Gallaecimonas xiamenensis 3-C-1, one region includes:
- the recB gene encoding exodeoxyribonuclease V subunit beta: protein MSQHLNPLTFPLHGTRLIEASAGTGKTFTIAALYLRLVLQGLTPPQILVVTFTDAATKELKDRIRARLVEATKVFRGALAGDPLVAALKSQYPEDQWPGCARRLELAAQWMDEAAVYTIHGWCNRMLATHAFAADSLFELTLETDQRHLFEQVLADYWRSQYYPLADVSVVAELWNSPAKLHAAIRPWLPWAEPPVVNASEVLAELAERQQALLAPVKEQWRTLLDDFSAAMLAAHGNKDFNGNKVRIATLEGWLEALKAWVDSDALLPEISDKHWERFSPAGLEDAAKANVAIMNHPGIDALGAILAARAKLPKADIDLAKHAAGWIKARLEQEKHQRATLGFDDLLTRLDQALHKGPELADVIRRQYPIALIDEFQDTDPTQLRIFAKIYDLESNQEETGLFLIGDPKQAIYGFRGADIFTYLKARRATTGRHYHLDTNYRSTQGLVSAVNQVFGHQPNSFLFDEIPFEAVKANGRKEQLVINGAPVPAMTGWHLALDSAVSGSQYRKLMAERCASQMVAMLNGDGAFQGPDGQTPLRPADMAVLVRGRGEADAIRAALFARGVASVYLSDKESVFASSEARDLLALLAACAEPEDGRLLRAALAAPVLELSLGWLDTLNQDELLFEQQVERFKGYQLRWHQRGVLPMLRQLLSDFSIPARLLASPGGERSLTNLLHLAELLQGAAAKLDGEQALIRYLSEAVADPAAGDEEILRLESDADLVKVITIHKSKGLEYPLVFLPFVMGYREEDRQGPYIRYHDDSGKAVLDIEKTDGAYAKAEKERLAEDMRLLYVALTRPRHACFLGLAPVKMQRSGKKGENDLHRGAFGYLLTGGTPIDNGALGEAFARLAAGCSDIVLSEAPDVTDAQYQPKTQPLPLVAARPFKAPPAERWYIASYSALRTQDWQSDIATPLAENINNPDEEQEAQSKALSDSIHQFPRGPGPGTFLHGLFEWAALEGFGKVTEPQAQKLLAARLTRRGWEQWLTPLTSWFVELLNKPLALPGGEAVALGALNSYQAEMEFWFSAQQVDLQQMDMLVHRHTLGGHGRPMLSPGELNGMLKGFIDLVFEHNGRYYVLDYKSNHLGDGDSAYSQQAMADAIREKRYDLQYVIYLLALHRLLKSRIPDYDYDRHMGGAVYLFLRGGHCYLDRPQRELIEGLDAMFEGKAHA from the coding sequence ATGAGCCAGCACCTTAACCCCCTGACCTTTCCCCTGCACGGCACCCGGCTCATTGAAGCCAGCGCCGGCACCGGCAAAACCTTTACTATCGCCGCCCTTTACCTGCGGCTGGTGCTGCAAGGGCTGACCCCGCCGCAAATTCTGGTGGTGACCTTCACCGACGCCGCCACCAAAGAACTCAAAGACCGTATTCGCGCCCGACTGGTGGAAGCAACCAAGGTGTTTCGCGGCGCCTTAGCGGGCGACCCACTGGTAGCGGCCCTTAAAAGCCAATATCCCGAAGACCAGTGGCCGGGCTGCGCCCGCCGCCTGGAGCTGGCCGCCCAGTGGATGGACGAAGCCGCCGTCTACACCATTCACGGCTGGTGCAACCGCATGCTGGCCACCCACGCCTTTGCCGCCGACAGCCTCTTTGAACTGACCCTGGAAACCGACCAGCGCCACCTCTTCGAGCAGGTGCTGGCGGACTACTGGCGCAGCCAGTACTACCCCCTGGCCGATGTGTCGGTGGTGGCAGAGCTGTGGAACAGCCCTGCCAAGCTGCACGCCGCCATTCGCCCCTGGCTGCCCTGGGCCGAGCCGCCGGTGGTGAACGCCAGCGAGGTATTGGCAGAGCTGGCCGAGCGCCAGCAGGCCTTGCTGGCGCCGGTGAAAGAGCAATGGCGCACCTTGCTGGATGACTTTAGCGCCGCCATGCTGGCCGCCCACGGCAATAAGGATTTCAACGGCAACAAGGTGCGCATCGCCACCCTCGAAGGCTGGCTTGAGGCATTAAAAGCCTGGGTAGACTCCGACGCCCTGCTGCCCGAGATCTCCGACAAGCACTGGGAGCGCTTTAGCCCGGCGGGGCTGGAAGACGCCGCCAAGGCCAATGTGGCCATCATGAACCACCCCGGCATCGACGCCCTGGGGGCCATCCTGGCCGCCCGCGCCAAGCTGCCCAAGGCCGATATCGATCTGGCGAAACACGCCGCCGGCTGGATAAAGGCCAGGCTGGAACAAGAAAAGCACCAGCGCGCCACTCTGGGTTTTGACGATCTCCTTACCCGCCTGGACCAAGCCCTGCACAAGGGTCCGGAGCTGGCGGACGTTATTCGCCGCCAATACCCCATCGCCCTTATCGATGAATTCCAGGACACGGACCCGACCCAGCTTAGGATCTTCGCCAAGATCTATGATCTTGAATCCAATCAAGAAGAGACAGGTCTCTTCTTGATTGGGGATCCTAAGCAAGCTATCTACGGCTTCCGGGGGGCCGACATCTTTACCTACTTAAAAGCCCGCCGTGCCACCACCGGCCGCCACTACCACCTGGACACCAACTACCGCTCAACCCAGGGCCTGGTCAGCGCCGTCAATCAGGTGTTTGGCCACCAGCCCAACAGTTTTTTGTTTGACGAAATTCCCTTTGAGGCGGTCAAGGCCAATGGCCGCAAAGAACAGCTGGTGATAAACGGCGCGCCGGTGCCGGCCATGACCGGCTGGCACCTGGCGCTGGATAGCGCCGTGTCGGGCAGCCAGTACCGCAAGCTGATGGCCGAGCGCTGCGCCAGCCAGATGGTGGCCATGCTTAACGGCGACGGCGCCTTTCAAGGCCCAGATGGCCAAACCCCGCTGCGCCCAGCCGACATGGCGGTGCTGGTGCGGGGCCGGGGCGAAGCCGACGCCATTCGCGCCGCCCTCTTTGCCCGTGGCGTAGCGTCTGTGTACCTGTCGGACAAAGAATCGGTATTTGCCTCCAGCGAAGCGCGGGATTTACTGGCGCTGCTGGCCGCTTGCGCCGAGCCCGAAGATGGCCGCTTGCTGCGCGCCGCCCTGGCGGCGCCAGTGCTGGAGCTGAGCCTGGGTTGGCTCGATACCCTCAACCAGGACGAGCTGCTTTTTGAGCAGCAAGTAGAGCGCTTTAAAGGTTACCAACTGCGCTGGCACCAGCGTGGGGTGCTGCCGATGCTGCGCCAGCTGCTGAGCGACTTTTCGATCCCGGCGCGGCTCCTGGCAAGCCCTGGGGGTGAGCGGTCCCTTACCAACCTGTTGCACCTGGCAGAATTGCTGCAAGGGGCGGCGGCCAAGCTCGACGGTGAGCAGGCCCTTATTCGTTATCTAAGTGAGGCGGTGGCCGACCCGGCTGCCGGCGATGAAGAAATTCTGCGCCTGGAATCGGACGCTGACCTGGTGAAGGTCATCACCATCCACAAGTCCAAGGGCCTGGAATACCCGCTGGTGTTCCTGCCCTTTGTGATGGGCTACCGCGAAGAAGACCGCCAGGGCCCTTACATCCGCTACCACGACGACAGCGGCAAGGCGGTGCTGGATATCGAAAAAACCGACGGCGCCTACGCCAAGGCTGAAAAAGAGCGGCTGGCCGAAGACATGCGCCTCTTGTACGTGGCGCTCACCCGCCCCCGCCACGCCTGCTTTTTGGGGCTGGCGCCGGTGAAAATGCAGCGCAGCGGCAAAAAGGGCGAGAACGACCTGCACCGGGGCGCATTCGGATATCTGCTGACCGGCGGTACTCCCATCGACAACGGCGCCCTGGGCGAGGCTTTTGCCAGGCTCGCCGCCGGTTGCAGCGACATAGTGCTGAGTGAGGCGCCCGACGTTACCGATGCCCAGTACCAGCCGAAAACCCAGCCGCTACCCCTGGTGGCAGCCCGCCCCTTTAAGGCGCCGCCGGCCGAGCGCTGGTATATCGCCTCCTACTCGGCGCTGCGCACCCAGGACTGGCAAAGCGATATCGCCACCCCCTTGGCCGAGAACATCAATAACCCCGACGAAGAACAAGAGGCCCAAAGCAAGGCCCTATCCGATTCCATCCACCAGTTCCCCCGTGGCCCTGGCCCCGGCACCTTCCTCCACGGCCTCTTTGAATGGGCCGCCCTGGAAGGTTTTGGCAAGGTCACCGAGCCCCAGGCACAAAAGCTGCTGGCCGCCCGCCTGACCCGGCGCGGCTGGGAGCAATGGCTAACGCCCCTGACTAGCTGGTTTGTGGAACTCCTTAATAAGCCCCTGGCGCTACCAGGGGGCGAAGCGGTGGCCCTGGGGGCCCTTAATAGCTACCAGGCGGAAATGGAGTTCTGGTTCTCGGCCCAGCAGGTGGATTTGCAGCAAATGGACATGCTGGTACATCGCCATACCCTGGGCGGCCACGGCCGGCCCATGCTCAGCCCAGGCGAACTGAACGGCATGCTCAAGGGCTTTATCGACCTGGTGTTCGAGCACAATGGCCGCTATTACGTGCTGGATTACAAATCCAACCACTTAGGGGACGGCGACAGCGCCTACAGCCAGCAAGCCATGGCGGACGCCATTCGCGAAAAACGCTATGACCTTCAGTACGTGATTTATCTGTTAGCCCTGCACCGCCTGCTGAAATCCCGTATCCCCGATTACGACTACGACCGCCATATGGGCGGCGCCGTTTATCTGTTCCTGCGCGGTGGCCACTGCTACCTGGACCGCCCCCAGCGCGAACTCATTGAGGGCTTAGACGCCATGTTCGAGGGTAAAGCCCATGCTTGA
- the recD gene encoding exodeoxyribonuclease V subunit alpha: MLELLDAWVERGWLRRIDRALVRWLKELEPSTPEPLLLAAALCSHQYGRGHICLDLSATLLDADATLSLPPEGDLGEEMPTKPSQWLEGTQLEGWLAAIKGSPLVNTEASPLVLVENRLYLRRNHGFEQAVAGHITDRLAPMEVSPELKPQLDALFGPGLNWQKLACGLAFRMPFTIITGGPGTGKTTTVVRLLGLKQQLALASGQKLRIGLAAPTGKAAARLTESIRGAVEKLALPDAVKAAIPVEVTTLHKLLGVIPQSRHFRHHHQNPLHLDLLVVDEASMVDLEMMSALLDALPASAQLILLGDKDQLASVEAGSVLGDLCQGADLGGYDADTQHFLEGLCGESLAAFTQGQSALAQCRAMLRVSHRFGSDSGIGQLARAVNLGQSEAALKLLRENRDDLKLLPIKDDGVALSRLAIEGYRGYLQVLNAERSSERDAWAAKVLAAFGRFQMLCALRKGPFGVEGLNQQIAEALKANGQLENDHGWYEGRPVLVTRNNYTLELMNGDVGICLRVVEADGSQRLRVAFPVVGGIKWVLPSRLSDVETVFAMTVHKSQGSEFDHTVLVLPDTLSPVLTRELVYTGITRAKSCFTLAAPKLGLLAAAVERKVERASGLREAFAGL; encoded by the coding sequence ATGCTTGAGTTACTGGACGCCTGGGTAGAACGGGGCTGGCTGCGCCGCATCGACCGCGCCCTGGTGCGCTGGCTTAAAGAGCTGGAGCCCAGCACCCCAGAGCCGCTGCTGCTGGCCGCCGCCCTTTGCTCCCACCAATATGGCCGTGGCCATATCTGCCTGGATTTAAGCGCCACCTTGTTGGATGCCGACGCTACCCTGTCCTTGCCGCCGGAAGGGGACCTGGGGGAAGAGATGCCCACCAAGCCGTCACAATGGCTGGAGGGCACCCAACTTGAGGGCTGGCTGGCGGCCATCAAGGGCTCGCCCCTGGTCAATACAGAGGCCAGCCCCCTAGTATTGGTGGAAAACCGCCTTTACCTGCGCCGCAACCACGGCTTCGAACAAGCGGTGGCTGGCCATATCACAGACCGCCTTGCCCCCATGGAGGTGAGCCCCGAGCTTAAACCCCAGCTGGACGCCCTGTTCGGCCCCGGCCTTAACTGGCAAAAGCTCGCCTGTGGCCTGGCCTTTCGCATGCCCTTTACCATCATCACCGGCGGCCCCGGCACCGGTAAAACCACCACTGTGGTGCGCCTGTTGGGCCTTAAGCAGCAACTGGCCCTGGCCAGCGGCCAAAAGCTGCGTATTGGTCTTGCCGCCCCCACCGGCAAGGCAGCGGCCAGGCTGACCGAGTCCATTCGCGGCGCCGTAGAAAAGCTGGCGCTGCCGGATGCGGTAAAAGCGGCCATCCCGGTGGAAGTCACTACCCTGCATAAACTGCTGGGGGTGATTCCCCAAAGCCGCCACTTTCGCCACCACCACCAAAACCCCCTGCATCTGGACTTACTGGTGGTGGACGAAGCCTCCATGGTGGACTTGGAGATGATGAGCGCCCTGTTGGACGCCCTGCCCGCCTCAGCCCAGCTGATTTTGCTGGGGGACAAAGATCAGCTGGCCTCGGTAGAAGCTGGCTCTGTACTGGGGGATCTGTGCCAAGGGGCAGACTTGGGCGGTTACGACGCGGACACCCAGCACTTTCTAGAGGGCCTTTGCGGCGAAAGCCTGGCGGCCTTTACCCAAGGGCAAAGTGCCCTGGCCCAGTGCCGGGCCATGCTCAGGGTCAGTCACCGCTTTGGTAGCGATTCCGGCATAGGCCAACTGGCGCGGGCGGTGAACCTGGGGCAAAGCGAGGCGGCGTTAAAGCTTCTGCGTGAAAACCGTGACGACTTAAAACTGCTGCCCATCAAAGACGACGGCGTGGCCCTGTCTCGCCTTGCCATCGAGGGTTACCGGGGTTATTTGCAGGTGCTCAATGCCGAGCGTAGTAGCGAGCGCGACGCCTGGGCCGCCAAGGTGCTGGCCGCCTTTGGCCGTTTTCAAATGCTCTGCGCCCTGAGAAAAGGCCCCTTTGGGGTGGAAGGACTAAACCAGCAAATTGCCGAGGCCTTAAAAGCCAACGGCCAGTTGGAAAACGACCACGGCTGGTACGAGGGCCGCCCGGTGCTGGTGACCCGCAATAACTACACCTTGGAACTGATGAACGGTGATGTAGGCATTTGCCTGCGGGTAGTGGAAGCCGACGGCAGCCAGCGGCTGCGCGTCGCCTTCCCGGTGGTGGGCGGCATCAAATGGGTACTGCCCTCGCGCCTTTCTGATGTGGAAACCGTCTTTGCCATGACGGTGCATAAATCCCAAGGCTCGGAGTTCGACCACACCGTGCTGGTGCTACCTGACACCCTAAGCCCGGTACTGACCCGCGAGCTGGTTTATACCGGCATTACCCGTGCTAAGTCCTGTTTTACCCTGGCAGCGCCGAAGTTGGGGTTATTGGCGGCGGCTGTGGAGAGGAAGGTTGAGAGGGCGTCAGGCTTGAGGGAGGCCTTTGCTGGGTTGTAA